In Coriobacteriia bacterium, the following are encoded in one genomic region:
- a CDS encoding DUF3866 family protein: MRIIRGIVTDVSEERAGIQRLLVDVCASDYLSSSSAHAGAGPACQDAPCVAGECVAQGGGAWCPGRSSAVRAALCARYEDCLSTGTPGADDRPVGQLLRRAINYPQLTGRAVPGDRVALNVTAVDLSLGTGGWDVVTCVTPADGRDLQPEGQAPGHIMKLRYAPCQVNVRAVEEQGSPLHDALRDADDCRGLPVACCELHSQAMAVAAAAHATDPSLRIAYVMTDEATLLLPLSDICRSARQAGVLATTLTCGQAAGGEHEAVSLHSALLAVAALGCDAAVVSMGPGIVGTGTAFGHDGVSQGEAVNACAAVNARPIAALRVSFADSRERHFGLSHHAATALGRVALAPALVPVPDPLVAEPLVSDGRALLEPTDAAALLDRQLLEAGIAARHERIDVPLNPGAEASGALTCGLRVTTMGRTPAQDPAFFRCACAAGLVLAREAAARRSQVPYVSGSGCPAPCREGGDTVHA; the protein is encoded by the coding sequence ATGAGGATCATTCGCGGCATAGTGACCGACGTCAGCGAGGAGCGCGCAGGTATCCAGCGGCTCCTCGTTGACGTGTGCGCGTCCGACTATCTTTCCTCTTCCTCTGCACACGCGGGCGCCGGGCCCGCCTGCCAGGACGCGCCTTGCGTGGCGGGGGAGTGCGTGGCGCAGGGCGGCGGCGCCTGGTGTCCCGGGCGCAGTTCCGCAGTGCGCGCTGCCCTGTGCGCGCGGTACGAGGACTGTCTGAGCACCGGGACACCAGGCGCCGACGACCGTCCAGTCGGGCAGCTCCTCCGCCGCGCGATCAACTACCCGCAGCTCACGGGGCGGGCTGTCCCCGGCGACCGGGTTGCGCTCAACGTCACTGCTGTCGACCTCTCCCTGGGGACCGGCGGTTGGGACGTCGTGACGTGTGTGACGCCCGCTGATGGTCGAGACCTACAGCCCGAGGGGCAGGCTCCCGGCCACATCATGAAGCTGCGATACGCGCCGTGCCAGGTCAACGTCCGCGCGGTCGAGGAGCAGGGCAGTCCGCTGCACGACGCCCTGCGCGACGCGGACGACTGCCGTGGGCTGCCTGTGGCCTGCTGCGAGCTGCACTCCCAGGCCATGGCCGTCGCGGCCGCCGCTCACGCCACCGACCCAAGCCTGCGCATCGCCTATGTCATGACGGACGAGGCGACTCTTTTGTTGCCGCTGTCCGACATATGTCGGTCTGCGCGCCAGGCGGGCGTCCTGGCGACGACGCTCACGTGCGGCCAGGCGGCGGGCGGTGAACACGAGGCTGTCAGCCTGCACTCCGCCCTGCTTGCCGTTGCGGCCCTGGGCTGTGATGCCGCCGTCGTCTCCATGGGCCCGGGCATCGTGGGCACGGGAACGGCGTTCGGCCATGATGGCGTCTCCCAGGGCGAGGCTGTCAACGCGTGCGCCGCTGTCAACGCCCGCCCCATCGCTGCCCTGCGCGTCTCGTTTGCCGACTCCCGTGAGCGCCACTTCGGCCTGTCCCACCACGCGGCGACTGCCCTTGGCCGCGTCGCGCTCGCCCCGGCCCTCGTGCCCGTGCCGGACCCCCTCGTCGCCGAACCTCTCGTATCAGACGGGCGAGCTTTGCTGGAGCCTACCGACGCGGCCGCCCTGCTCGACCGCCAGCTTCTCGAGGCGGGCATCGCCGCTCGCCACGAGCGCATCGACGTCCCTCTCAATCCCGGTGCCGAAGCGAGCGGTGCCCTGACGTGCGGTCTGCGCGTCACGACGATGGGCCGTACGCCTGCCCAGGATCCGGCGTTCTTCCGCTGTGCCTGCGCCGCCGGTCTCGTACTCGCCCGCGAGGCGGCCGCGCGCCGCAGCCAGGTTCCGTACGTCTCCGGGTCAGGATGCCCCGCACCCTGCCGAGAGGGGGGCGACACCGTCCATGCCTAG
- a CDS encoding tyrosine recombinase XerD: protein MPRPPQLPPVPAEFARDVNEYLAYLRVEKGSSENTVAAYGRDLAAWCAWLRDERAVSDIRQVTRPDVEAYAAHLHVMGRAASSVERALSAIKGLHRFLYAEGMSPGLPTSDVRLPKKPERLPDVISIERAAELLDQPFPADAVGQRDRAMLEVLYGCGLRVSELTGLDMGEVYFDEGFVRVLGKGSKERLVPLVGTAASALETYVGQGRASLAARGRPAAQTDAAAVFLNARGQRITRQSVYRIVERCGLQVGIAHLHPHTLRHSFATHMLSGGADLRVVQEILGHADISTTQIYTHVDREHIREEYYLAHPRAHAR, encoded by the coding sequence ATGCCTAGGCCTCCGCAGCTGCCTCCGGTCCCTGCAGAGTTCGCGCGCGACGTCAACGAATACCTCGCCTACCTGCGCGTCGAGAAGGGATCTTCCGAGAACACCGTCGCTGCCTACGGTCGCGACCTCGCGGCGTGGTGTGCCTGGCTGCGCGACGAGAGGGCCGTGTCCGACATCCGCCAGGTGACGCGCCCTGACGTTGAGGCATACGCCGCGCACCTGCACGTCATGGGGCGCGCGGCGAGCAGCGTCGAGCGCGCCCTCTCGGCCATCAAGGGCCTGCATCGCTTCCTGTATGCCGAGGGTATGTCGCCCGGCCTGCCCACATCTGACGTCCGGCTCCCTAAGAAGCCGGAGCGCCTGCCTGACGTCATCTCGATAGAGCGCGCTGCCGAGCTGCTCGACCAGCCGTTCCCTGCCGACGCGGTCGGCCAGCGTGACCGCGCCATGCTCGAGGTGCTCTACGGATGCGGTCTGCGCGTGAGCGAGCTCACGGGGCTCGATATGGGCGAGGTCTACTTCGACGAGGGCTTCGTGCGGGTGCTCGGCAAGGGCAGCAAGGAACGCCTCGTGCCGCTCGTCGGCACGGCGGCGTCGGCACTTGAGACGTACGTGGGCCAGGGCAGGGCGTCACTGGCGGCGCGGGGGCGCCCTGCGGCGCAGACGGACGCGGCCGCGGTTTTCCTCAATGCGCGAGGACAGCGCATCACGCGCCAGAGTGTCTACCGTATTGTCGAGCGCTGCGGCCTGCAGGTGGGTATCGCGCACCTGCACCCGCACACGCTGCGGCACTCGTTTGCGACGCACATGCTGAGCGGAGGCGCAGACTTGCGCGTCGTGCAGGAGATTCTCGGTCACGCTGACATCTCCACAACCCAGATTTATACGCATGTCGATCGGGAGCACATCCGCGAGGAGTATTATCTTGCCCATCCTCGTGCGCATGCTCGCTGA
- the argF gene encoding ornithine carbamoyltransferase, translating into MTAPIEATALAGRDLLRLLDLNPLEMKLALQTAVAQKAAWAAGDHSAPLAGKAVAIILEKPSFRTRSSFEIGAYRLGAHPLVMADDHSAFSRGEPIKDTGCLLNHFVDAVVLRTFAQAKIEELAQWCDIPVINALTDDYHPCQILADFLTIMEHGRQLKGLKLTYVGDGNNMANTYLEGGALMGMHVRVASPKGYEVNPTVFAECQQAAVRYGTGAVLELTNDPVAAVEGADVVLTDTWTSMGDEAEHDARLAAFQGFQVDAALMAHAKGDALFMHCLPAHRGEEVAPEVIDGPQSVIYDEGGNRLHAQKAVMSLLMGVPAPAEALAALDRA; encoded by the coding sequence ATGACTGCCCCTATCGAAGCCACGGCGCTGGCCGGTCGCGACCTGCTGCGCCTGCTCGACCTCAACCCGCTTGAGATGAAGCTCGCCCTGCAGACGGCTGTCGCCCAGAAGGCGGCCTGGGCGGCGGGCGACCACAGCGCTCCGCTGGCGGGCAAGGCCGTTGCCATCATCCTCGAGAAGCCCTCGTTTCGCACGCGCTCCTCGTTCGAGATCGGTGCCTACCGGCTCGGTGCTCACCCGCTTGTCATGGCCGACGACCACTCGGCGTTCTCCCGCGGCGAGCCCATCAAGGACACGGGCTGCCTGCTGAACCACTTCGTCGACGCGGTCGTTCTGCGCACGTTTGCACAGGCCAAGATCGAGGAGCTCGCCCAGTGGTGCGACATCCCCGTCATCAACGCGCTGACGGACGACTACCACCCCTGTCAGATCCTGGCGGACTTCCTGACGATTATGGAGCACGGCCGTCAGCTCAAGGGCCTCAAGCTCACGTACGTCGGTGACGGCAACAACATGGCCAACACGTATCTCGAGGGCGGCGCCCTCATGGGCATGCACGTGCGCGTTGCCTCCCCGAAGGGCTACGAGGTCAACCCGACCGTCTTTGCCGAGTGTCAGCAGGCTGCCGTGCGCTATGGCACGGGTGCCGTTCTCGAGCTCACGAACGACCCGGTCGCGGCCGTCGAGGGCGCTGACGTCGTGCTGACGGACACGTGGACGTCCATGGGCGACGAGGCCGAGCATGATGCGCGCCTCGCTGCGTTCCAGGGCTTCCAGGTCGACGCCGCGCTCATGGCCCACGCCAAGGGCGACGCCCTGTTCATGCACTGCCTGCCGGCGCATCGCGGCGAGGAGGTCGCTCCCGAGGTCATCGACGGCCCGCAGTCTGTCATCTACGATGAGGGCGGCAACCGCCTCCACGCGCAGAAGGCCGTCATGTCGCTGCTCATGGGCGTGCCGGCTCCGGCCGAGGCGCTTGCAGCGCTTGATCGGGCCTAG
- the argR gene encoding arginine repressor, translated as MKKKRSDRQEAIRDIVRNEGVRTQRALVDSLRERGFTCTQATISRDIAEMGLCKLPTEGTYVLAEDLHLQRMVHDLVVDVRRANNLVVIHVSTGAAQVVADALDSAELSDVLGSVAGDDTILVITSSNEEGEKFEHLVERLRSGA; from the coding sequence ATGAAGAAGAAGCGAAGCGACCGCCAGGAGGCCATTCGCGACATCGTGCGCAACGAGGGCGTCCGCACGCAGCGGGCGCTCGTCGACAGCCTGCGCGAGCGGGGCTTTACCTGCACGCAGGCCACGATCAGCCGCGACATCGCCGAGATGGGCCTGTGCAAGCTACCGACGGAGGGCACGTACGTCTTGGCAGAGGACCTGCACCTCCAGCGCATGGTGCACGACCTCGTCGTCGACGTGCGCCGGGCGAACAACCTCGTCGTCATCCATGTGAGCACAGGTGCGGCGCAGGTCGTGGCCGACGCCCTCGACTCGGCGGAGCTTTCCGACGTGCTCGGCTCCGTGGCGGGCGATGACACGATCCTCGTCATCACGTCGAGCAACGAGGAGGGCGAGAAGTTCGAGCACCTCGTCGAGCGCCTGCGATCGGGCGCCTAG
- a CDS encoding argininosuccinate synthase, whose product MAREKVVLAYSGGLDTSCCIQWLMKEKDLDVITLLVNVGQDGSDDLEFSRKKALDCGAIESLVLDVRDEFADEYCAKSIAANGLYENKYPLLSALSRPLISKLLVETAHKYGATYVAHGCTGKGNDQVRFEVSVQALDPDLKVIAPVRVWDLLTRPQEIAFAEANGIPVGAKKSKPYSIDDNLWGRAIECGVLEDPWNKPPSDIWEITSDLADCPDEPTEVVVGFEAGKPCSIDGTKMSVREVIEQLDVIAGKNGYGRLDQIENRLVGIKSRECYEVPGGLALITAHKALEDLCLERELLHYKLGAEQKWAELVYYGLWFSPLKLALDAFFEATQQSVSGEVRLRFVKGTCTVTGLRSANSLYDYNLATYDEGDTFDRNSAAGFIFQWGLPSKVWAKQRKAAGIEGQI is encoded by the coding sequence ATGGCACGCGAGAAGGTTGTACTGGCGTATTCGGGAGGCCTCGACACCTCCTGCTGCATCCAGTGGCTCATGAAGGAGAAGGATCTCGACGTCATCACGCTGCTCGTGAACGTCGGCCAGGACGGCAGCGACGACCTCGAGTTCTCGCGCAAGAAGGCGCTGGACTGCGGCGCGATCGAGTCGCTCGTGCTCGATGTGCGCGACGAGTTCGCCGACGAGTACTGCGCGAAGTCCATTGCGGCGAACGGCCTGTACGAGAACAAGTACCCGCTGCTGTCGGCCCTGTCGCGCCCGCTCATCTCCAAGCTGCTCGTCGAGACGGCCCACAAGTACGGCGCGACGTACGTGGCACATGGCTGCACGGGCAAGGGCAACGATCAGGTGCGCTTCGAGGTCAGCGTCCAGGCGCTCGATCCCGACCTCAAGGTCATAGCCCCCGTGCGCGTCTGGGACCTGCTGACGCGTCCGCAGGAGATCGCCTTCGCTGAGGCCAACGGCATCCCGGTCGGCGCCAAGAAGAGCAAGCCCTACTCCATCGACGACAACCTGTGGGGTCGCGCCATCGAGTGCGGTGTGCTCGAGGACCCGTGGAACAAGCCGCCGTCGGACATCTGGGAGATCACGAGCGACCTTGCCGACTGCCCCGATGAGCCCACGGAGGTCGTCGTCGGCTTCGAGGCCGGCAAGCCTTGCTCCATCGACGGCACGAAGATGAGCGTGCGCGAGGTCATCGAACAGCTTGACGTCATCGCTGGCAAGAACGGCTATGGCCGCCTCGACCAGATCGAGAACCGCCTCGTCGGCATCAAGTCGCGCGAGTGCTACGAGGTTCCCGGCGGCCTCGCGCTCATCACGGCGCACAAGGCCCTCGAGGACCTGTGCCTCGAGCGCGAGCTGCTGCACTACAAGCTTGGCGCCGAGCAGAAGTGGGCGGAGCTCGTCTACTACGGCCTGTGGTTCTCGCCGCTCAAGCTCGCACTCGACGCGTTCTTCGAGGCGACGCAGCAGTCGGTGTCCGGCGAGGTGCGCCTGCGCTTCGTCAAGGGCACGTGCACGGTGACGGGCCTGCGCAGCGCCAACTCCCTTTACGACTACAACCTCGCCACGTACGACGAGGGTGATACGTTCGACCGCAACTCTGCCGCCGGTTTCATCTTCCAGTGGGGCCTGCCGAGCAAGGTGTGGGCGAAGCAGCGCAAGGCGGCCGGCATCGAAGGGCAGATCTAA
- the argH gene encoding argininosuccinate lyase, with product MQAPLAEGSPQGGNTALWGGRFEGHPAEFLQRYGASLPVDKRMWAEDIAGSKAHAHMLAKVGVLEQADADAICAGLDEVAADIKSGDFAFDINDEDIHMSVERSLTTRIGAAGGRLHTGRSRNDQVALDDRLVARNLAAQLHAKALELRAALLAQAQEHFGVVMPGYTHMQKAQPVLFSHHLLAYYWMLSRDCVRLRAAYDAADACPLGSAALAGTTYPLDRRMTAAELGFADVTPNSLDAVSDRDFFCDLLYACAMMQMHLSRLCEELILWSTDEFRFVTMDDTYSTGSSIMPQKKNPDFAELTRGKTGRVYGDLMSLLTTMKGLPLAYDKDLQEDKECVYDATDTLADALHVCAGMISTMHVHPENMRQGSHGGFMAATDLADYLVGKGLPFRQAHAVIGHIVLACEKQGRTLQSLSVDELRQFSELFDDGALEALDIDNIVARRTTEGGTGHEAVRAQLSRATERQASDEAWRPFVIG from the coding sequence ATGCAGGCACCGTTGGCCGAGGGCTCCCCACAGGGCGGAAACACCGCCCTGTGGGGCGGGCGCTTCGAGGGACACCCGGCCGAGTTCCTGCAGCGCTACGGCGCGTCGCTGCCTGTCGATAAGCGCATGTGGGCCGAGGACATCGCCGGTTCCAAGGCGCACGCCCACATGCTCGCCAAGGTGGGCGTGCTGGAGCAGGCTGACGCCGACGCCATCTGCGCGGGCCTGGACGAGGTGGCCGCCGACATCAAGTCCGGCGACTTCGCGTTTGACATCAACGACGAGGACATTCACATGTCCGTCGAGCGTTCGCTGACGACGCGTATCGGCGCGGCGGGCGGCCGCCTGCATACGGGCCGCTCGCGCAACGACCAGGTGGCTCTTGACGACCGCCTCGTTGCGCGCAACCTGGCGGCCCAGCTGCACGCCAAGGCCCTCGAGCTGCGTGCGGCCCTGCTTGCACAGGCTCAGGAGCACTTCGGTGTCGTCATGCCGGGCTACACGCACATGCAGAAGGCCCAGCCAGTGCTGTTCTCGCACCACCTGCTGGCCTACTACTGGATGCTGTCGCGCGACTGTGTTCGCCTGCGTGCTGCCTACGACGCCGCTGACGCCTGCCCTTTGGGTTCGGCGGCGCTTGCGGGCACGACGTACCCGCTCGACCGCCGCATGACAGCGGCCGAGCTCGGCTTTGCCGACGTGACGCCCAACTCGCTCGACGCCGTGAGTGATCGCGACTTCTTCTGCGACCTGCTCTATGCGTGCGCCATGATGCAGATGCACCTGTCGCGCCTGTGTGAGGAGCTCATCCTGTGGTCGACGGACGAGTTTCGCTTCGTCACGATGGACGACACGTACTCCACGGGCTCGTCCATCATGCCCCAGAAGAAGAACCCCGACTTTGCCGAGCTTACGCGCGGCAAGACGGGGCGCGTCTACGGCGACCTCATGAGCCTGCTCACGACGATGAAAGGCCTGCCTCTCGCCTACGACAAGGATCTGCAGGAGGACAAGGAGTGCGTGTACGATGCCACGGACACGCTCGCTGACGCCCTGCACGTCTGTGCCGGCATGATCTCGACGATGCACGTGCATCCCGAGAACATGCGGCAGGGGAGCCACGGTGGCTTCATGGCTGCGACGGATCTGGCAGACTACCTTGTTGGCAAGGGCCTGCCGTTCCGCCAAGCGCACGCCGTCATCGGTCACATCGTGCTGGCCTGCGAAAAGCAGGGCCGCACGCTGCAGTCGCTCTCGGTCGACGAGCTCCGGCAGTTCTCTGAGCTGTTCGACGACGGCGCTCTTGAGGCGCTCGACATCGACAACATCGTCGCTCGCCGCACGACTGAAGGCGGCACGGGCCACGAGGCCGTTCGCGCCCAGCTTTCCCGTGCGACGGAGCGCCAGGCGTCCGACGAGGCGTGGCGGCCGTTCGTGATCGGCTAG